GGCCATGCACGACTATCACGATACGCACTCCTGCTTCCCTCCGGGTTACATTTCTTACGGGACCCGAACGGGAACCGGTCCGGGATGGGCACAGATTGATCCCGATACTTGGGACGCCGCCCCCGGCTGGGGCTGGGCCAGTCAACTGCTGCCCTTTCTCGAACAGGGGAATCTCATCGATCAGATTCAAACCGAGCTGCCGGTCTGGGCTCCACAGAACGCAGCCGCTGTCGCCGCGAAGCTCCCGGTCTTTCTCTGTCCTTCGACCTCGGGCGGCGACGAGTCGTTTGTCGTTCAGGATGACGTCGGCAATCCCCTTGACCACGGCAACGGTCCGATTCGTCTCGGACGGTCTCACTATGTCGCCAGTCATGGACAGGAGTCGTGCTGGGGCGACTGTGGATCTGCTCCGACGAACATCATTTTCACCAACATCTATACGTCGACCACGACCGTGATCAGCGGCGTGAATGGTGATGTCTCGAAAGTGGCCGATGGCCCGCTCTATCGAAACTCGCGAACCGCATTTCGTGATGTGACTGACGGCACCTCGAACACGATCTTCCTTGGCGAGCACTCTTCAAAACTGAGCGAGAAAACCTGGGCGGGCGTCGTACCCGGCGCATTCACGCATCCCGGCTTCACCACTCCTGAGAACGGCCCCGATGCTGCAGCGACGCTGGTTCTCGTCCACGGTGGCCCGTCAGGCGGCGAGCTCGATATTACCGGGACTCCGATCATCCATCCGGTCAACTTCCCGACTTATCATGTCGGGCAGATGTACTCCGAGCACCAGGGGGGCGGGCATGTCTGTCTGGGAGATGGCAGCGTTCGCTTTGTCAGCGAGAACATCTCGCTGCTCACCTGGGCCGAACTTTCCAGCATGGGAGAAGGGGAGATTGTCGGTGAGTATTAGGAATCGACTGCGATTGGCGGCGTGTCAACTGGCGTTGATATGTGCGGTGCTGTTCTCGGGATGCAGCTACGGCGAAGTCAGCGGAAATACGTATCAATACGCCAAAGCGTTGTACTCAATCTGCAATCGTCACGACGCCGAAGGGCTTGAAAAGGCCTCCCGGCAGATCGCCGCCGCAGAGGCCCAAGGCGAGATCACAACCCAGGAAGCCGAGTGGTTGCAGGAGATCGTCGCCGAGGCTCGAAACGATCACTGGGAAGACGCGATGCAGGACTGCCGACAAATGATGGAAGATCAGATCGGACAGCCCTAGCAATCCTTCAGGCAGGCTTCCGCCCCCCGGTTCGTTCAATCACAGTAAAACGATCCACGACGTTCGACCGTATGTCAGTTCAACGTCTGCCATACGGCGAATGTCTACTTCCGTGGAGGCTACGGCTTGGCCTTCGTCTTGGGAGCCGACTGCTGGGCCTGGCGGCCGAGCATGGTTTCGGAGAAGCCTTTCAGGTCGGTCCAGAAGGTTCCGTCGCCGGCGAAGATCAGGTTGAGTTCGATGTCTTCCGGCAGGCCGTTGGCGAAGACCCACATGTTGTAGGCATCGCCGGTGCCGAAGGCATCGACAGCGAGTTTGAACTTCTCGGCTTCGGCTTCCGCTTTCACCTTTTTGGCTTCCGCGGTCGCCTGTCCCAGCAGGACGGTGGCCTGGGCTTCGAGCAGCGCGACTTCCCGGTCGATCTCCGCCACAAGTCGCTGCGTTTCCGCCAGTGTCTGCTGAGCGGTCTTGAGACCTTCCGCCATCGCGTTAGCGACAAGTTTCTCGGTCTCGGCACGGATCTTTTCCGTTTCCAGTTCGACTTTCTGCTCGGCTTCTTTCAGGTCGCCCTGCGTTTCCGCCGTAATCTGCTGCTCGATTCTCGTCAGTTTCAGTTCTTCGGAGATGAACGCCTTTTGCTTGAACAGGCGAATGTTTTGCGGAATGTAGATATGCCGGACGAGGCCGTAGAGCAGGGTGATGTCCTTCTCTTCGAGAGCGATCTTGAACTCGTCGGTGGCGGCTTTCTGGAACTCCTGTCGCGACTCTCCCACGAGCAGATCGACCGCATCGTACTTCGAGCCGATCGTCCGACAGATCGATTCAATCTGTGGCAGTACGACCTTGGTTTCGATGGCCTGCACGTTTCCGAACTTCCGGATCACTTCCGGAGCCTGATCCGGGGTGATTCCCCAGATCGCCGTGAAGTCCATGGTGATGTCGAAGGCATCGTTGGACGGGAACGAGATTCCCTTCTGAGTCTGCATCACCGTCGGTTCGCCGGCTTCGTCGTACTTCAGTGAGCCATCTGCGTTCTTATTCAGCTCCGCTTCGATGGTCTTCTCGCGGTAGCCGATCTCCACGATGTCGATCTGTTGTTCGCGAGCGTTGACCGGGTAGATCCCCGGCGGGAAGACATCATTCTGGATCCCTTTGACGGCTCCCGTTTCCGGATTGTCCGTCAGATTGGTGACGACGCCGACATGGCCGGCGGGAATCTGTACCCAGCCAGCGTACTTCGTCTGATTGCCGTCCGTCGTTTTGACGAGCGTCACCTTCTTGAATTCATACGCGTAATCATTCACGCGATACCGACCGGGACCAAATACCTTGCGCAGGTCGCCTTTGTATTCGGTTTCACCGAGATCGCCATCCACCAGGTACTTTCCACCGGAAAGGGCTTTGCCAGTCTTCGAGGTCGCGATTCCGATCTCACCGGGCTTGATGACCACATCGGGAACGAGCTCGTAGTCCCAGTAGGAACGGAGCGGCGAAAGGAAATGGCGGCCCGGGCCAAGCATCTCCACCAGCACGCCTTTCTCAATGATGTTTCCGTTCTCGTCGAGAGTGGCGAAGCCGGTCTTCGAATCGGGAAGGTTGTGATACGGCAGAAACGGGAGCGGGGGCCCCTTGAATCGCAGCCGCATGCTGTAGCCTTCCGGAACATAAATCCGGTTGTAACCCCACTCGACGATCAACCATCCAAAGACGAGAAGGAGGATCAGTGCGATGCCGGCCAGGATACCGTTTCGTGGAAATCTGCTCGAAGAAGTCGTCGTGCTCATGGGATAATCTCGTTGGTTCAGGTCAGCGGAGATAAGAGGTCAGGAGACGAAACGGTTCACTCTTATGGAGACGCGACAGGCGACTGCGGCTCGCTGGCCTGTAGTGCCGGAGCAGGTTCTGTGGACGGTTGAGGTGGCTGAGCTCCCGGGGCAAAGGACCGGAAGATCTCCATAATCGGACTGTTGTCCGTATTGGCCATGATGCGGCGGTAAGCGGGAGCCAGTTTCTGATTCAGCACATAGCGAGCGAACTCGGATCCGTTTCCACCGAAGGCTTCGACTGAGCGAGCCCAGCCAGCTGCTTCAGCTTCGTTGTTGAATCGGACCACATCGGCTTCGGCCTGCCCGCGGGCTTCGATGGCTTTCGCTTCATCGGCTGCGGCCTGCAGTTTG
The genomic region above belongs to Rubinisphaera margarita and contains:
- a CDS encoding DUF1559 domain-containing protein, with amino-acid sequence MQRRGFTLIELLVVIAIIAVLVGLLLPAVQQAREAARRSACKNNLKQIGLAMHDYHDTHSCFPPGYISYGTRTGTGPGWAQIDPDTWDAAPGWGWASQLLPFLEQGNLIDQIQTELPVWAPQNAAAVAAKLPVFLCPSTSGGDESFVVQDDVGNPLDHGNGPIRLGRSHYVASHGQESCWGDCGSAPTNIIFTNIYTSTTTVISGVNGDVSKVADGPLYRNSRTAFRDVTDGTSNTIFLGEHSSKLSEKTWAGVVPGAFTHPGFTTPENGPDAAATLVLVHGGPSGGELDITGTPIIHPVNFPTYHVGQMYSEHQGGGHVCLGDGSVRFVSENISLLTWAELSSMGEGEIVGEY
- a CDS encoding SPFH domain-containing protein, with the translated sequence MSTTTSSSRFPRNGILAGIALILLLVFGWLIVEWGYNRIYVPEGYSMRLRFKGPPLPFLPYHNLPDSKTGFATLDENGNIIEKGVLVEMLGPGRHFLSPLRSYWDYELVPDVVIKPGEIGIATSKTGKALSGGKYLVDGDLGETEYKGDLRKVFGPGRYRVNDYAYEFKKVTLVKTTDGNQTKYAGWVQIPAGHVGVVTNLTDNPETGAVKGIQNDVFPPGIYPVNAREQQIDIVEIGYREKTIEAELNKNADGSLKYDEAGEPTVMQTQKGISFPSNDAFDITMDFTAIWGITPDQAPEVIRKFGNVQAIETKVVLPQIESICRTIGSKYDAVDLLVGESRQEFQKAATDEFKIALEEKDITLLYGLVRHIYIPQNIRLFKQKAFISEELKLTRIEQQITAETQGDLKEAEQKVELETEKIRAETEKLVANAMAEGLKTAQQTLAETQRLVAEIDREVALLEAQATVLLGQATAEAKKVKAEAEAEKFKLAVDAFGTGDAYNMWVFANGLPEDIELNLIFAGDGTFWTDLKGFSETMLGRQAQQSAPKTKAKP